The Hyperthermus butylicus DSM 5456 genome includes a region encoding these proteins:
- a CDS encoding DNA double-strand break repair nuclease NurA, which yields MERELVERVREKLAALASEIASDGELVEKLLRRALARAQSQDYARLAGLSEKLLAALEERGLLHGIPGKVRANTFYGVDGSRQYVGGRLGRYYVFAASAVVEYRDGRARVSYPAVEVFELVDPAGSMVELVSEYAMLLLETAALDTVEPPRGSYILLDGPIADPPHDPDAAAMAVAYMKVLGLAEPEALRLAPRYHNLRATILASKLSEGVRVIGVVKRIAGLSILTSLARSAGLEVPGSLGDEDLALALAAAARAAGVGSAYTEPVPLCSQLSQRLCNAYRSAGIEIVSTYVLPGNTLRPYRLDVPVPRGEDPNAWTAEAVAVAHELTLPGYRLPLPVVLAHEKVQIRRSLARLVYREIIARATVPERNPVIDVLKALAALEE from the coding sequence TTGGAGAGGGAGCTGGTGGAAAGGGTTAGAGAGAAACTAGCAGCGCTAGCATCGGAGATAGCTAGCGACGGTGAGCTTGTAGAGAAGCTCCTCCGCCGCGCCCTAGCCCGGGCCCAGAGCCAAGACTATGCCAGGCTAGCGGGGCTCAGCGAGAAGCTCCTCGCAGCTCTAGAGGAGCGAGGCCTCCTACACGGTATACCGGGGAAAGTACGTGCAAACACCTTCTACGGTGTTGACGGTTCGCGCCAGTATGTCGGTGGCAGGCTCGGCCGCTACTACGTCTTCGCCGCCTCCGCAGTGGTGGAGTACCGAGACGGCAGGGCCAGGGTCTCCTATCCAGCAGTGGAGGTTTTCGAGCTGGTAGACCCGGCGGGCTCCATGGTAGAACTCGTCTCCGAGTATGCAATGCTCCTCCTTGAAACAGCAGCTCTAGACACGGTAGAGCCCCCCAGGGGTAGCTACATACTCCTCGACGGTCCCATAGCGGATCCTCCACACGACCCCGACGCGGCGGCAATGGCGGTAGCGTACATGAAGGTGCTCGGACTGGCTGAGCCTGAAGCTCTAAGGCTTGCTCCGCGCTACCACAATCTGCGGGCAACAATTCTCGCTTCGAAGCTCTCTGAAGGCGTTCGGGTTATTGGTGTGGTAAAACGTATTGCAGGACTAAGCATCCTCACAAGCCTGGCACGTAGTGCTGGTTTAGAAGTACCAGGAAGCCTAGGCGACGAGGACCTAGCACTGGCTCTCGCAGCTGCAGCTAGGGCTGCTGGCGTGGGTTCAGCCTACACAGAACCCGTTCCATTGTGCAGCCAGCTATCCCAGAGGCTCTGCAACGCCTACCGCTCAGCGGGCATAGAGATTGTGTCGACCTACGTTCTACCCGGTAACACCCTACGGCCATACAGGCTAGACGTGCCAGTACCTCGCGGCGAAGACCCCAATGCCTGGACGGCAGAGGCCGTAGCAGTAGCTCACGAGCTAACGCTTCCCGGCTACCGGCTGCCACTACCAGTGGTACTGGCGCATGAAAAGGTGCAGATACGCCGTAGCCTAGCAAGGCTAGTCTACCGTGAGATAATAGCGAGGGCCACGGTGCCCGAGCGCAACCCGGTTATAGACGTGTTAAAGGCGCTTGCAGCCCTGGAGGAATAG
- a CDS encoding ATP-binding protein, whose product MTLLVGFVLSGSTSDEAKIQLTEAGEERLREGQLVIIESNRGSELLLARIERIVPVNEFFVEGDPWSEARRRGLLPPLAEEVARRYTLAEAAILGKAGRRGLEEPDRPPKPGDRVRMLGSGELEKLLGVERDAPGVVWYGELLGYEGLGLPLDIENITMHVGVFGETGSGKSYGVGYMLELLSRIPLGDGRYGALPAVVVDANGDYLDYHEAFASGHRLGEYHAVYRLVFPRSPARFEPYTRTVTIDLDVFTARELAEFIVTYKSGGVDVNELQVAALERVLRELGEEYQSYTEIFTRRVSELYELLSELSTGRGAPIHPQTARAVRSAVDKFVGDIVEGYGVISRKPSIDKGFIDELTAQPSLAIIDFSAEGAPGIPLPVRQLVVAYLARLLYKVFTEYKVRGEERYLALVIEEAQNYAPNPRTYPVAWSLARDYLALIATQGRKFGLCLVLVSQRPAFVDPVVLSMVNTWIIYRLAVEDIPYVSKLSGGLPRSLERRLTRLPRGIAVVTGQMNMLGFPALVRTGRRRVSHAMGRTRLVESLRRVYGVGEGAGGKG is encoded by the coding sequence TTGACACTGCTCGTAGGTTTTGTGCTTAGTGGCTCGACAAGCGATGAGGCTAAGATTCAGCTGACGGAGGCTGGCGAGGAGCGGCTGAGGGAAGGCCAACTAGTAATCATAGAGTCTAACCGTGGCTCGGAACTCCTGCTAGCCCGTATCGAGAGGATTGTGCCAGTAAACGAGTTCTTCGTCGAAGGCGACCCTTGGAGTGAAGCCAGGCGGCGTGGACTCCTGCCACCCCTAGCTGAGGAGGTTGCTCGCCGCTACACGCTTGCAGAGGCAGCAATACTGGGCAAAGCTGGCAGGAGAGGGCTGGAGGAGCCCGACCGGCCACCAAAGCCTGGTGACCGTGTTAGAATGCTGGGGTCTGGCGAGCTCGAGAAGCTCCTCGGAGTAGAACGTGATGCTCCTGGCGTCGTCTGGTACGGTGAGCTGCTTGGCTATGAGGGTCTCGGACTGCCGCTCGACATCGAGAACATCACTATGCATGTTGGTGTCTTCGGGGAGACAGGTAGCGGGAAAAGCTACGGTGTTGGCTACATGCTAGAGCTGCTATCGAGAATACCCCTCGGCGATGGCCGGTATGGTGCATTACCGGCAGTGGTGGTGGATGCTAATGGCGACTATCTAGACTACCACGAAGCCTTCGCCTCAGGGCACCGGCTTGGAGAGTACCATGCTGTATACAGGCTCGTCTTCCCGCGGAGCCCGGCGCGCTTCGAGCCGTACACCAGAACCGTCACGATAGACCTCGACGTGTTTACTGCTCGCGAGCTTGCAGAGTTCATAGTCACCTACAAGTCTGGAGGCGTAGACGTTAACGAGCTGCAGGTGGCAGCTCTTGAGAGGGTTTTGAGGGAGCTGGGAGAGGAGTACCAAAGCTACACAGAGATATTCACGAGGAGGGTCTCGGAGCTCTACGAGCTGCTCTCCGAGCTAAGCACTGGGCGCGGGGCGCCGATACACCCCCAGACAGCCCGTGCGGTACGCTCTGCGGTGGACAAGTTTGTCGGCGACATAGTTGAGGGCTACGGTGTTATATCGAGGAAGCCCAGCATAGACAAGGGGTTTATCGATGAGCTGACGGCGCAACCCAGCCTCGCGATAATCGACTTCTCAGCCGAGGGCGCCCCAGGGATACCGCTGCCCGTCCGCCAGCTCGTTGTAGCCTACCTGGCCCGGCTCCTCTACAAGGTGTTTACAGAGTACAAGGTGAGGGGTGAGGAGCGCTACCTCGCGCTGGTGATCGAGGAGGCCCAGAACTACGCACCCAACCCCCGCACATACCCAGTGGCATGGAGCCTAGCCAGGGACTACCTCGCGCTGATAGCTACGCAGGGCCGCAAGTTCGGGCTATGCCTTGTACTCGTGAGCCAGAGGCCAGCCTTCGTGGATCCTGTTGTTCTATCGATGGTTAACACGTGGATAATCTATAGGCTCGCGGTAGAGGATATCCCGTATGTCTCCAAGCTTAGCGGTGGTCTGCCGAGAAGCCTCGAAAGGAGGCTTACTCGTCTACCGCGCGGCATAGCAGTGGTAACTGGGCAGATGAACATGCTCGGCTTCCCGGCACTCGTACGCACCGGCCGCCGCAGGGTAAGCCATGCGATGGGCAGAACACGGCTTGTGGAGAGCCTACGCCGGGTGTATGGTGTTGGAGAGGGAGCTGGTGGAAAGGGTTAG
- a CDS encoding FprA family A-type flavoprotein, whose protein sequence is MARARTVKLYDNLYLIRVEDDETGFFEALWEIPEGVTYNSYLILGQKRTVLLDTVKKPFTLDYLEALSSITELRDIDVIVVHHSEPDHSGALPELLKRVGNVEVYGHPMAKTIIESHYGVKLNSFKPVREGARLDLGGDEYLVFYQTPWVHWPDTVMSFYEARGVLFSGDVFGSYSIPSSVTDEHVEDFTTYIRFMRKYLATVAGRYRSWILKTLDKLENAGVKPKTIAPLHGLVLRRYIGDFLRLYRSWVSGDLDKSRAVVIYGSMYGAVEYAAHIVADMLREKGLHVAIYGFNDKSRALIADAIGDAFDAGYIVLGVPTYEAEAFPLMTYVAEQLCAKAAAGQRVMLLSSYGWGPAAIKKLEPLLTNCGFKIAARVEVRGVEYGDKLREAVEKLLAG, encoded by the coding sequence TTGGCTCGTGCGAGAACTGTTAAGCTTTATGATAACCTCTACCTTATACGTGTCGAGGACGATGAAACAGGGTTCTTCGAGGCTCTCTGGGAGATACCAGAAGGAGTAACCTACAACTCCTACCTAATCCTAGGCCAAAAGCGTACAGTTCTGCTTGACACTGTTAAGAAGCCCTTTACACTTGACTATCTGGAAGCTCTTAGCAGTATTACTGAGCTGCGCGATATAGATGTCATTGTGGTCCACCACTCTGAGCCAGACCACTCTGGCGCCTTGCCTGAGCTGTTAAAGCGTGTAGGTAACGTTGAAGTCTATGGTCATCCAATGGCGAAGACTATTATTGAGAGCCACTATGGTGTAAAGCTGAACTCGTTCAAGCCTGTGCGGGAGGGCGCCAGACTAGACCTCGGTGGCGATGAGTATCTAGTGTTCTATCAGACTCCATGGGTTCATTGGCCCGATACAGTTATGAGCTTCTATGAGGCTCGGGGCGTCCTATTTTCCGGTGATGTGTTCGGCTCCTACTCTATACCTTCAAGCGTGACTGACGAGCATGTGGAGGATTTTACCACATATATCCGGTTCATGAGGAAGTACTTGGCTACTGTTGCTGGGAGGTATAGGAGCTGGATATTGAAGACGCTGGACAAGCTGGAAAATGCTGGCGTTAAACCTAAGACAATAGCGCCGCTTCACGGCCTAGTACTGCGACGCTACATCGGAGACTTCTTGAGGCTTTATCGTAGCTGGGTGAGCGGCGACCTAGACAAGAGTAGGGCTGTTGTGATCTACGGTAGTATGTACGGTGCTGTGGAGTATGCAGCACACATCGTGGCCGACATGTTACGGGAGAAGGGGCTTCACGTAGCTATCTACGGTTTCAACGATAAGAGCCGGGCCCTCATAGCCGACGCTATCGGCGATGCGTTTGACGCAGGCTACATCGTACTAGGGGTTCCGACATATGAGGCTGAGGCCTTCCCCCTAATGACCTATGTTGCTGAGCAGCTCTGCGCTAAGGCTGCTGCTGGGCAGAGAGTGATGCTGTTATCCTCCTATGGTTGGGGTCCTGCTGCCATAAAGAAGCTGGAGCCTTTGCTGACAAATTGTGGGTTCAAAATTGCTGCTCGAGTCGAGGTCCGCGGTGTAGAGTATGGTGACAAGCTGCGCGAGGCCGTAGAGAAGCTGCTAGCTGGCTAG
- a CDS encoding phosphoadenosine phosphosulfate reductase family protein, with translation MGGLGGLLKALERVGWLLDRNVPVLGCRLGSRSCWNVRGDYWLAGGFEKSIVSQLFHSTFGVRVSFDERLVVFHRIPAPQSEYAIEVFAEALRLSAIEYVAGRGWVLHPSGAAASLAASLGAPTIGVSGPRGRRLKGKRVRLPECSIGSRNWVLVSVDGWVGPARVVGECTVKVKDLAPKGMRLLDPGSMEEAVEVNAEVVGGLASEAREFIRRVYARYQASRGRLYVAFSGGSDSATVLSLAREAVGPENVVAVYVDTGMEFPETRRYVEKVTSILGVDLEVVEAEAEPIEEIRRRGLMTRDDRWCTRLLKLKPLRRFYRSRGVRLILDGARRWESTTRASTPRIGENPLIPGVVRALPIHHWPRLAVQLYLYERGIPFNHLYSKGLTRIGCISCPAMHLYELHIAYHLHPWWFEKLAEAVAEHYGLSQREALRLLLVGSWRKAGGRKAS, from the coding sequence ATGGGCGGGCTTGGGGGGCTGCTAAAGGCGTTAGAGAGGGTTGGCTGGCTGCTAGATCGTAACGTTCCAGTGCTAGGCTGTAGGCTTGGATCTCGCAGCTGCTGGAATGTGAGAGGCGACTACTGGCTAGCGGGTGGGTTTGAGAAGAGCATTGTCAGCCAGCTCTTCCACTCTACTTTCGGGGTTAGAGTATCCTTTGATGAGAGGCTTGTGGTTTTTCACCGTATACCAGCACCTCAGAGCGAGTATGCCATCGAGGTTTTTGCTGAAGCGCTAAGACTCAGCGCAATAGAGTATGTGGCTGGGCGTGGCTGGGTTCTCCACCCTAGTGGTGCAGCTGCAAGTCTTGCAGCAAGCCTTGGCGCTCCAACCATCGGCGTTTCAGGGCCGCGGGGAAGGCGGCTTAAGGGTAAACGTGTAAGGCTCCCAGAGTGTAGCATTGGGAGCCGCAACTGGGTCTTGGTATCCGTTGATGGCTGGGTAGGCCCTGCGAGGGTTGTTGGAGAGTGTACTGTGAAGGTTAAGGACTTGGCTCCAAAGGGTATGAGGCTCCTAGATCCCGGCAGCATGGAGGAGGCAGTGGAAGTTAACGCGGAGGTAGTAGGCGGCCTAGCCTCTGAGGCTAGGGAGTTTATCAGACGCGTCTACGCGAGGTACCAGGCTAGCAGGGGCAGGCTATACGTAGCCTTTAGCGGTGGCTCCGACTCCGCCACAGTCCTCAGCCTCGCGAGGGAGGCTGTTGGCCCCGAGAACGTGGTAGCAGTATACGTTGACACCGGCATGGAGTTTCCGGAGACACGAAGGTATGTTGAGAAGGTTACTAGCATCCTGGGTGTAGACCTAGAGGTTGTTGAAGCTGAAGCTGAACCCATCGAGGAGATTAGGAGAAGAGGGCTCATGACGAGGGATGACAGGTGGTGTACCCGGCTACTAAAGCTCAAGCCGTTGCGGCGCTTCTACCGGTCACGCGGCGTAAGGCTCATACTCGACGGGGCTCGCCGCTGGGAAAGCACGACGAGAGCCTCGACACCTAGGATTGGCGAGAATCCCCTCATACCTGGCGTCGTGAGGGCACTACCCATACATCACTGGCCACGGCTGGCTGTGCAGCTCTACCTCTACGAGAGGGGCATACCATTCAACCACCTTTACAGCAAGGGGCTCACACGCATAGGCTGCATATCATGCCCCGCAATGCATCTCTACGAGCTACACATAGCATACCATCTACACCCCTGGTGGTTTGAGAAGCTAGCTGAGGCCGTAGCAGAGCACTACGGGCTCTCACAGCGCGAAGCCCTGCGGTTGCTATTAGTCGGCTCCTGGAGGAAGGCTGGAGGCCGAAAGGCGTCTTAG
- a CDS encoding DNA double-strand break repair nuclease NurA, with amino-acid sequence MRPGDWFIDMFTSEAEKLLESLKARQAGRSLQSVDTYWWVPGLPEDGDADRPVAAVDGGGGFQPLAMGWSLYIARAYGYVEGGEPERGLELRLYPVRDTRVLDSLRSWLEHRIAVRLVHRLPPGSILLMDGSLWTTITSAFRSIARLASSSISGIGGVYTALHSSYLLAEVATLCRTAAERGVRLAYVSKDHGFRALKEKVLLEMVASKAKPLAQLVSRALDYYPLAMREQLLSARRLVPRELRGLYDAALDPSYRDPAFLADTAGFSVGYTWPLRLPPPHQLHSRLRRGGLRGLLEAAAEKAYVLLGDEPEASEFRSLAERLPELLDQLPGVSMVYVRLAPGDQPLLVEIPGPSGSYYSTGRVLVEPDAAVEEVLAALRRGYGDPDYYNIPLIAAHLNATITGRQMEEYMGLLESLALAQGVGLRFTRRYSISRRFRRRFGRL; translated from the coding sequence TTGAGGCCAGGCGACTGGTTCATAGACATGTTTACTAGCGAGGCTGAGAAGCTCCTGGAGTCCCTGAAGGCGCGGCAGGCTGGAAGGAGTCTTCAGAGCGTTGATACGTACTGGTGGGTTCCAGGCCTTCCCGAGGATGGGGATGCTGATCGCCCAGTTGCAGCCGTGGATGGAGGCGGCGGATTCCAGCCTCTTGCTATGGGGTGGAGCCTCTACATAGCCAGGGCGTACGGCTACGTTGAGGGTGGGGAGCCCGAGAGGGGGCTGGAGCTTCGCCTCTATCCTGTCCGCGATACCCGTGTCCTCGACTCGCTAAGATCCTGGCTTGAGCACAGGATTGCTGTGAGGCTCGTGCACCGGCTCCCACCGGGCAGCATACTCCTAATGGATGGCAGTTTGTGGACCACAATCACGTCGGCTTTCCGCTCCATAGCCAGACTTGCATCTAGTTCGATAAGCGGTATCGGAGGGGTCTACACGGCGCTCCACAGCAGCTACCTACTCGCCGAGGTAGCTACACTCTGTAGAACTGCTGCTGAGCGGGGGGTTAGGCTTGCCTATGTATCGAAGGATCACGGGTTTAGGGCTTTAAAGGAGAAGGTTTTACTTGAAATGGTTGCCTCGAAGGCCAAGCCGCTGGCCCAGCTGGTTTCAAGGGCTCTGGATTACTACCCGCTAGCGATGAGGGAGCAGCTGCTATCCGCTCGAAGGCTCGTCCCGAGAGAGCTGAGAGGCCTCTATGACGCTGCACTAGACCCGAGCTACCGAGATCCAGCATTCCTAGCTGACACCGCGGGCTTCAGTGTTGGCTACACGTGGCCGCTAAGGCTGCCACCGCCGCACCAGCTGCACAGCAGGCTAAGACGTGGCGGGCTACGCGGTCTCCTCGAGGCTGCAGCTGAGAAGGCCTATGTACTCCTCGGAGACGAGCCGGAGGCTAGCGAATTCCGCTCCCTCGCAGAGAGGCTGCCAGAGCTTCTAGACCAGCTACCCGGCGTAAGCATGGTCTATGTTAGGCTTGCTCCTGGCGACCAGCCTCTCCTCGTCGAGATACCCGGGCCTTCAGGCAGCTACTATTCGACGGGAAGGGTGCTCGTAGAGCCCGACGCCGCCGTGGAGGAGGTGCTCGCTGCTCTTCGCAGAGGCTACGGGGATCCCGATTACTACAATATACCGCTCATAGCTGCCCACTTGAACGCTACGATCACAGGGAGGCAGATGGAGGAGTACATGGGGCTCCTTGAGAGCCTAGCACTGGCCCAGGGTGTAGGGCTGCGGTTTACAAGACGCTACAGTATATCTCGAAGGTTTAGGAGGAGATTTGGAAGACTGTAA
- a CDS encoding YbhB/YbcL family Raf kinase inhibitor-like protein → MASRRHTTLLAVLLAGIIAATVIAIYARGRSGAASVSPVSLDKLPWPRLVKVSTPAIGSNGVFEHAYTCDGSDTSPMLTIELTGNAAKAKSLLIVMFDPDAPRGVFIHWLVYNIPVNSTVVVVPDSLPRQAVVDGFYQGVNDFGWIGYGGPCPPPGDQPHRYYIRVFALDSMISLRPGLRLDDVWNVAKSHIIAYGEAVGTYSRAG, encoded by the coding sequence ATGGCATCTAGACGGCATACCACTCTTCTAGCAGTACTTCTGGCAGGTATCATTGCAGCTACTGTTATCGCCATTTATGCTCGTGGCAGGAGCGGTGCTGCCAGTGTTAGCCCGGTAAGCCTTGACAAGCTGCCGTGGCCACGGCTTGTCAAGGTTTCGACTCCTGCCATAGGTTCTAATGGCGTGTTTGAACACGCATATACTTGCGATGGTTCCGATACATCACCAATGCTGACCATAGAGCTTACTGGTAACGCTGCGAAAGCCAAGTCACTGTTAATAGTAATGTTTGATCCTGATGCTCCCCGTGGAGTGTTTATCCACTGGCTCGTCTACAACATACCTGTAAACTCCACTGTAGTCGTTGTACCCGATAGTTTACCCAGACAAGCTGTAGTGGACGGCTTTTACCAAGGTGTTAACGACTTCGGCTGGATCGGCTACGGTGGGCCCTGTCCACCTCCGGGCGACCAGCCACATAGATACTACATACGTGTATTCGCCCTAGACTCTATGATCTCCTTGAGGCCGGGGCTACGGCTCGATGATGTGTGGAACGTCGCTAAGAGCCACATTATAGCGTATGGCGAGGCTGTCGGAACGTATAGCAGGGCTGGCTAA
- a CDS encoding ATP-binding cassette domain-containing protein, which translates to MVNLTKMYRSQLDVSRLPPDLQDVLKAFGAERRLVERYVLRDVNIEVKPGEVVAVVGASGAGKTTLLRMVIGAALGIDNENYRTTSGRVELPSNVRLAALLPGEIEPEFGDETLLEHVSRKTGDPAVSVEILNAVGLSDAIFYRARFSELSTGQKERAKLASLLAEKPNLLIIDEFTAHLDRLTAQRVARKLGKLARAAGITAIASTNRPEVLEALAPDKIILVGYGSATVVSKEELGLG; encoded by the coding sequence TTGGTAAACCTCACGAAGATGTATAGGAGCCAACTAGACGTCTCTAGGCTCCCGCCAGATCTCCAAGACGTGCTCAAGGCTTTCGGCGCTGAGAGGAGGCTAGTAGAGAGATACGTACTCAGGGACGTAAACATAGAGGTCAAGCCAGGGGAGGTTGTGGCCGTCGTCGGCGCTAGCGGTGCCGGCAAGACAACCCTTCTGAGGATGGTTATCGGAGCAGCACTCGGCATTGACAATGAAAACTACAGGACAACAAGTGGCAGGGTCGAGTTGCCAAGCAACGTTAGACTTGCCGCATTATTGCCGGGAGAGATTGAGCCCGAGTTTGGCGATGAGACCTTGCTGGAGCACGTTTCGAGAAAGACTGGCGACCCTGCTGTGAGCGTGGAGATACTCAACGCTGTAGGCCTCAGCGACGCGATATTCTACAGGGCAAGATTTAGCGAGCTATCTACTGGGCAGAAGGAGAGAGCCAAGCTTGCCAGCCTCCTAGCCGAGAAGCCAAACCTGCTGATAATAGACGAGTTTACCGCCCACCTGGACCGACTCACAGCGCAGAGGGTTGCAAGGAAACTCGGCAAGCTTGCAAGGGCAGCGGGTATAACCGCTATAGCCTCGACTAACCGTCCCGAGGTGCTCGAAGCACTAGCGCCAGACAAGATCATACTAGTGGGCTACGGCTCTGCCACGGTGGTCTCCAAGGAGGAGCTAGGCCTTGGCTAG
- a CDS encoding tyrosine-type recombinase/integrase: MTKFDLPPPPPGIESKSNEEIVEAFLAALAAAGASPKTVKAYRAALRDFLDFIGDKHIFQIDSSDVSAWIYERLSKGVRRPRSSGNNLLDARSRQATMHYYTLFLRGFLAWLGLDVKVPVVKKPRGARVEALSREEVEKLLAAARDPLDLLIVALLFETGLRAQEAVELRLGDIDFQRREIRVRGAKYGEERIVLYGPLTEYAMQIWLQLHPDMKPDDKLLGISYSGLYKRLKTLAKRAGLDPRKVRPHVLRHTFATEALRRGLPLPAVQRLLGHKDIKVTQVYLHLVNEDIRRLYQQAFSQPMAPPAAQPYLQQAVVPPVQPPQLPMAQQLPAQQAQPMLQPAPYPVMASPQPPIQQIQTPYMQLAAQRPLTQQSVSMYAGWQQSQPLASQAAPSMTRKEAGVEA, from the coding sequence TTGACGAAATTCGACCTGCCACCGCCGCCGCCCGGAATAGAATCGAAGAGCAACGAGGAGATAGTTGAGGCTTTCCTTGCAGCCCTAGCCGCAGCTGGTGCAAGCCCAAAGACTGTGAAGGCCTACCGTGCAGCACTACGCGACTTCCTAGACTTCATAGGCGACAAACACATCTTCCAGATAGACAGCAGCGATGTCTCCGCATGGATATACGAGAGGCTCTCCAAGGGTGTGCGAAGGCCAAGGAGCAGCGGCAATAATCTCCTCGACGCCCGCAGCCGCCAGGCAACAATGCACTACTACACATTGTTCCTCCGGGGCTTCCTAGCATGGCTAGGCCTAGATGTAAAGGTGCCGGTGGTAAAGAAGCCCCGCGGCGCACGCGTCGAAGCCCTGAGTAGGGAGGAGGTTGAGAAGCTACTCGCGGCAGCCCGGGACCCCCTAGACCTCCTCATAGTCGCGCTTCTCTTTGAGACAGGGCTACGAGCCCAGGAAGCTGTAGAACTCAGGCTCGGCGATATAGACTTCCAGCGCCGCGAGATAAGAGTAAGAGGCGCCAAGTACGGGGAGGAGAGGATAGTCCTCTATGGCCCGTTGACTGAGTATGCGATGCAGATCTGGCTCCAGCTGCATCCAGACATGAAGCCAGACGATAAGCTGCTTGGGATAAGCTATAGTGGGCTCTATAAGAGGCTAAAGACGCTGGCGAAGCGGGCAGGTCTCGATCCGAGAAAGGTTAGGCCCCACGTGCTACGCCATACATTCGCAACAGAGGCTCTACGTAGGGGTCTACCACTGCCTGCGGTGCAGAGGCTCCTCGGCCATAAGGACATCAAGGTTACCCAGGTGTACCTACACCTCGTAAACGAGGATATACGCCGCCTATACCAGCAAGCGTTCTCTCAGCCCATGGCACCACCGGCAGCCCAGCCGTACCTGCAGCAGGCCGTGGTTCCGCCAGTCCAGCCGCCGCAGCTCCCCATGGCGCAACAGTTGCCAGCCCAGCAGGCCCAACCAATGCTGCAGCCAGCACCATACCCCGTCATGGCGTCTCCTCAGCCGCCTATCCAGCAGATCCAAACACCCTACATGCAGCTAGCGGCACAGCGACCCCTTACTCAGCAGTCAGTCTCCATGTACGCTGGATGGCAGCAGTCTCAGCCGTTAGCCAGCCAGGCAGCTCCATCCATGACTAGGAAAGAGGCGGGTGTTGAGGCCTAG
- a CDS encoding RNA ligase partner protein, whose translation MAEARLQRLLRVYVLDTSALTDTRLRSLLGSGSLDEAVRRFAELIASVRIAYGVEVYMPPTVYEEARRFLLSNGVTVQSFEALAAWITIKPPTRHEIRIPASIVRDYVEEVRARLARGLRVAEEHVRRAFEAGGLYAAETASREARREKLGAIIRGLRERYREATRHGMLDSVEDLDAVLLALEVRGVLVSNDEGVRRFAEALGVISIDPPKFISVLQGLLRHSKTGGVAREEAHSTS comes from the coding sequence ATGGCTGAGGCTAGGCTGCAGCGGCTGCTGAGGGTCTATGTGCTGGATACGAGCGCGCTAACCGATACAAGGCTGAGAAGCCTCCTCGGGAGTGGAAGCTTGGACGAAGCTGTGAGAAGGTTTGCTGAGCTCATAGCGTCGGTAAGGATAGCCTATGGCGTGGAGGTATACATGCCGCCAACGGTGTACGAGGAGGCTCGCCGTTTCCTCCTCTCCAATGGAGTCACAGTACAGTCATTCGAGGCCCTAGCTGCATGGATAACCATTAAGCCCCCAACGAGGCATGAAATAAGGATACCAGCAAGCATAGTGAGGGACTACGTGGAGGAGGTTCGTGCTAGGCTGGCAAGGGGGCTTCGTGTAGCAGAGGAGCACGTGCGTAGAGCCTTCGAAGCCGGTGGCCTCTATGCGGCAGAGACGGCGAGTAGGGAGGCTAGGAGAGAGAAGCTTGGCGCGATAATTCGGGGGCTACGGGAGCGCTACCGCGAGGCAACAAGGCATGGTATGCTGGACAGTGTTGAGGATCTAGACGCTGTGCTCCTAGCACTGGAGGTTAGGGGAGTCCTTGTGAGCAATGACGAGGGTGTGAGGAGGTTTGCGGAGGCTCTGGGCGTAATATCAATAGATCCACCTAAGTTCATAAGCGTGTTGCAAGGTTTGCTACGCCACTCCAAGACGGGAGGGGTGGCGAGGGAGGAGGCACATAGCACCTCTTGA